The DNA window agcactccccacgccgtccaccgcccgacaccggagcaccgccgaggccttcaggagcgcccgCTGACAGCTGCTTTACCACCCacatggtgagtgcgtggctcactgcccgctaagtgttagatgaaatgcccgctaagtgttcggtttgtgtaagagttagataagaatttctggctgatttgtcccacaactgcttacttgaatcagtagaggctTTTCATTTACCAAGTACTACAGCTTATTGTTCGATATGATAATTTACTTGCCATAATTTATGTTACTGCTACTTTATTGCAATGCtagcatacagtttgatcatgaatgtctagtctgtagtgccaccgatgctcaatgtttttggatgtgaggatggagtatatatattttagacctatagaactaatttttttaaatagttttaaagatGAAGAATGTATGCAACTCTAATATTTTGATAGGGTCCTAATTTATTTGACTGGTCATGTTGGTTAATTACAATGACTTGCCTATTTCCTTTCTGTTGTAGATGTTTTACTTTGACCTTTcatctaatattttcttatatatactacaagaaattatttatttcttgtataagttttagtatattttaaaaataatgctATTTTCAGAGACCTGTTGTCACAGTCCTAGACCACCAAATTACACTATAGCAATATTTGATTGTTTGGGGATTCAATCTTAgggggaatgtatagcatgcttaaaaaggcatctatagatgtttgttctagaaaaaaagttaaaaacaacttttaaaattggctcggcagcagcagcaagtatgattactaaaccacattgatcttcgAATAATAAACAatccaattattgaggtaattttttatcatgtcaaggataaagaacattaaatagaattagtttggccatataacttgaataataacacTTGtttagtgagttaccattaccacttaccgcatgcctaatttacttaaatgtataggcaaccatggcatggtatgtagtgcatgttggtcacatctaggatttatcaaacctgggaagattgctatgctcaagtcaatcactaccctggtaatttgcacaaaaaatacaacatagaagctgaagctttgagggcctactatagtcatccggcctaccttgcaaaccatgggcaaccggcctactatggtccaatgaatgcaaaccatggccatccgctggcactggatatcgaagagaagccacccgccagaggtgtgaagattaggagaattgctcattggtcttggaaagatgtcatgcttttatttatggctatggtcatcgcttttcttatttggaagttgatgtaggcttagtttcgtagaagagtaggtggactttgttgtatgtggtcaatcaaacaatgaatttgttctaggtgaacatatgatattatttgactttgttgtatgtggacttattattagactttgcattaaacatattatatatatatatgaacatatgctattagtagttgtccgtggccaaaactaaccacgatcatgtcacagccatgactcatcgtcgcctgttaccccgtcgctGAAGAActaatcggcaacaagaagcggtagATATCGctaggacgggagagccgcatgatccgacaaacggtgacggtgtcaatcaggtcggtgagaatgagcagccatggacctcgTCCGGCCTGcttgatctgggtcaaaatgaccaagatggctaggtaactttggtatcatgtcactatgtagccacacacgctaatcaattgagagggtcatagcttacttggtgtctctagcaggagcctccaccggccgaggagccagagggttcgggtagcaggaaggtcagatccaagcgaggcatgtcaaaggttcctgttggtaggaatgcacactagcacattactgagttcgatgaattcggggatccactctcaccgcctatagctttgaccaaatacaagaccatcctcgggttacttgttagggacttcatcccgattaagtacaggaagtggattgggaaagatgatgaccggtggagggttcctgaaagcaaggaggattacatatgggatgtcaagatcccagagtatttcactttcccagccgagtatgatagggagttagtcaagaaaaaagcaaaagaaatcatgggaacatgtttcaagaatttcaaggggacattgtacaagaattttgtcctccaaaataaagagccagatttcgatggtggatagtttagcaagtagaaggacttctggtaggctttcaaggaatataggttatccgaggactacttagaactgagcaggaagaataaggagaattcacaaaaagcgatgaatcctcatcatctcggctctcgtggctacgccaaaaagatgccagaatttgaagcagaacttcaaaagatggatcgccttgctgaggaaggcgtttaggttgagaccgccgattgggagcccagatcggtaatatactgtatggggaggaatgtacggtaggccaaggatgggagctttagctcctcaaatgtacccatgagcaaactcatccagaggatctcctaggtaactaaggaggtgaggcaagggactcgcacttctaatagggagaaagacatgctcacccaagcactcagaaccaaggagcaccctggtcgcactagaggaaccggtgttgttccttggaaactagcattcccccaagaatctaacacttaccggagtcgctcgaggggtagagagaaacatgaggcagagtatttgaggagactaaaagagatggaagacagaatggaagcacagattgaggcgaccgttgaagtgcgagtcgagcaaattttactTCCAAGGGTCagcagtaccacaaaaccctactcctactgcctttagcccacagtttaggggtcgcagcagctgcggatcgaccccgctcgacaaaGAAGAGGCAAATGttcctcatccggtggacgacatcactgaacccgtcaatgtcaggttgtacattcgtcaggaatggacaaaggacaaggtggcgctcggctaggcctggcctgtgagagacgggacaattaatggccgcccaattccactggggtacgctcgcatcaccattgacaaaatacttgataagaagtatgacaagatacccattgagtaccccgtagtggAAGACacgccgaaacttggtcataacaagggctcttaAGTGGCCTGGCATAAGCGCtttattaagcttgaccaccaatcgtcctctgatgatgaggacgactacgagtcttcgcccacctacgatgataactcaccatctcccaacagagatcactcccctccttagTTCACagacaactttggttttgaggttattattcgttcgccacatgttttcaattatcctaaagaagagaagttcgatgtcgagtgggagtgcttgttccagctataccagaaacgcgatctcgatgttcaactattgacgctgtggactatgtaagtaccctacacgcacgatattacaattaactactctctcgatacacaaattgttaacttttgagcacttcccatgattttatgtaggtgtatagcaaaattttgcattctaaaaagcaaatgggattacataggcttcttggaccccatgcgagtcaatgagaggacatgtctaggcctctatggatgtgatgtggaagacctgaaacagagattgattgctgttttcgatgaattcacgatgaagaagaaaacccacatacttctagcctacaactgcgagtatgtgttctcggcttttaattttatgcttcttttttcgttaagattattcaataattaggattctatgattgcagcaaccatttcatcttcatttgtgttaatcttgccaaaaatctgctcgaggtgtgggactcgaagaaaaaaacatttcatcaactggatgcactggtgtcagtgctgaattagtaagcgatcctaataatatattattttctaatcacacatacccgttttctaatgtttctccttttaatgttgctcagtgtccgaagaagccatatcggtgggaagccggtcccattcaaggttgtcgaaatggagggaaagtacccatcacagccggcgggaaacaatgaatgcgggttttatgtaatatgggcaatgcttcgctacatcggcaggaaatcggaagaagccgataagttggtgtgtataatccccatttcatttatgtttgttaataattcaacaaaatgatttactgttcctctttggatatcatcttttttgaacgatagcgcaagaaatttaagcacgaaaggctgctagagatggagatcgtcgcactacaatcggagctgtcaaaattcatcttagccgaggtattggaaaaagatggactaTTTTCCAttacacaatccgtgaagtacaaggaccagtatggcccagagcagcTCGCCAAATTATTGTAAGTAGTCTGAGgatatttcttttttgttttgagggatcaagatctagatataacatttgaactgtaactgtaacatttgtaatgtttaatatttatGGACCTATCATCTACGTAGtgtatataaagcaaaacccgatcccacgaaaaaatataaattaaaataaattataaaacaataaaatacgaatgggccatcaccaccggttagcaacaaaccggcagtgttgtcgtaaccatcactgccggttagagccatgaaccaacagtgttggactgctcaacactgccggcttgagccatgaaccgatagtgttcTCTTGTTcgacactgccggtttgagccatgaaccaacagtgttggactgctcaacactgccggcttaagccatgaaccgacagtgttctcttgctccgcactgccggtttgagccatgaaccgacagtattGTCTTGATCAACACTGCCTACTTCAGCCATCAACCGACAATGTTggtttgctcaacactgccggcttgggtcaagaaccgacagtgttatcttgatcaacactgccagcttgagccataatccgacagtgttggctagatctacactgccggtttgggcaagaaccgacactcttgaagcaaacgTCACTGTCGGTGGGGACtataaaccggcagtgttattcaactagacactgtcgggtggagccacGAACCGACACTATTGTCTGTAGATcaatgtcggtttttaagaaccgacaatgatgtcaaccccacatcactgccggtatgccactgtcggttcaaaatccggcagtgaagggggtttttgaaccggcagtgatgtcaagaTCTGGGGTAGTGTATTTTTGGAGCCCATGTCTATTAGATTTGTAGTAGGCAACAAGTATTTTGTGGACGCCACCAAGGCGTACAACACAAATAATGTATGGAAGGATGGATACATATACTGCACATGTGTCGGTTGTAAAAATCAGAAATAGTTACAAAACATCGAGCCAATCTGTTTCAATGGGCCTTGAGATCCTCATGGTCCTCATTCAATAAGTTCAACTTGTCTAGAAAATTTCTTATAAGAGATGAGAAAGGTTGCATGCGTCTCTTCAATAGCCTTGAGAACCCTGACTTGATATTTCTTCTTAATTAAGGGCCCGTTGTTGTTGATGGATTGGCTGATATGGGTCTTCTCCATTATCCGAAGAGCAGGTGTCATCGCTTACATTCCTTCTATAACCTTTGTCCATATGGCGCAATGCATAATGTCATGGAGAAGAGGCATTGCTTGGGGCCCTTGGTGGTGAAGTTCCTATTTGACTCATCACTTGAACTTGAGCTTGTGTCTTCACACTATTCACCCACTCTTGAATTTTCATCATGTTCTccaatatgtgtgtgtgtgtgtgtgtgtgtgtgtgtgtgtgtgtgtgtgtgtgtgtgtgtgtgtgtgtgtgtgtgtgtgtgtgtgtgtgtgtgtgtgtgtgtgtgtgtgtgtgtgtgtgtgtgtgtgtgtgtttcatTCTCTTTGGCCACAATGTTCATCCGGAGCTCAAGAGCAATATTTTATTGATTGCTTCATTGGGTGTCATCTTGTCAAGATAATTCTCTTAGAGAATGGAGATGACCAAGTGTAGTCAAGCTTGAAAAGGATTTGATGATTTTCCTCACATCCTCATGTTGCTCTAGTTGCTTCAAACCTAGACCATCAATCTTAATGATAAGAATATTCAAACATGAGAACACGTACTAGTCTAATTTTTCTGTTGCAGTCTGTAGTAGTATATAGCCAAAACATGAGCTATGTCAACGAATTCAAAAAATCGCGATGCCAATGAATCATTCTGCTACGTATTTTGCACATGCACATGAATATATGCCTACCAATTTTTGCCTTGCTAGTGAGTAGGGCTGGAGATGTTTGTGCGTCTAGAACCGAGTGTTTACTACTGTGGTTTTAGTCGTTTTTTTTCCTTTCATGTGTTTattcaaatttgaaaaaaaaaacttggatTTCTTTTCATGCTCTTAGTGTAAATAAACATGTGGTATGTCAAATTTGAATTGTTCTGCACCAATGGAAGACAAAAACGCTGCAATTAAATCAGAAAAGAGACTAGGCCAAAGAGACCAAAATTGCCGCATTATATATAATATTAAGTTGCTCAATTCaactccatattatgctcaagctaatggccaagTTGAGTCAAGTAACAAGATTTTGATCATCAAGCTTTCCTAAAATGAAAATTTAATTAGGACAATCCTAGGAGATAGCATGAGGTTCTGTCTGAAGCTCTATGCACTCATCATATATCTACTAAAGTTACTCCTTTTGAACTAGTATACGGACAAGAAGCTATGTTGCCCGTTGAAGTAAATCTATACGCATATAGATTTGGCTACGCAAAATCATCTATCTGTTGTTATATATCATAAATTAATGATGGACAATGTTGACGAGGTAACCAACAAAAGCATGAATGCTCTATAGGATATTGAGAGAGACATAGCTAGTGTTGCCCAGGCTTACAACAAGAAAGTGAAAAACAATTTTTGTGTATCATGCTCCCAACGAGGCTTCACCAGCAATGTCTGTTGCATATCACGCTCATCGTTGGGGCACCACGTGAAGCGCTCATGTGCAAACATGTTGTTCAGTGAAGGCCAACCTAAAGTTGATTTTGGCCTGCCTCTATTGAGCATTCTAGCTTTTTGCTGGTGTGTATGACCTAATTGGCATCAACACACCGATGCACTCAAGTCATCGAGTGTCCCCACGGTGTTGCTAACTAACCGACGAGGCATTTGTGAAGAAAAAGATGGCAGATCGATCCTTAAGTTCAAAGGAAGATAGGCAGTTTTAATATTTCATTACATTTCTTTTTGGGAGTATGTTTCCATACACTATTAGTATTGTTACATTAGCAGATTAGCTGGTATGGCTGTGCAAGAAAAAAAATTTCACAATGTTATCTGACCGCTATCAGACAATCTCGACCCGACTTTCATCCATTCTTATCAAACTACTGCAAGTGGACGCTTAGGCTTCAAGCCTTAAAGGATTGTTTCGCTACTTATACAGCTTGCATTGTACTAATTAATGAATCCTGTGAGCTGTCTTTCTTATCGAGATTTCCAGGTACACATAGGAGTAGTTCTTAAGTCCATGACTGAATTTGTCAAAGTCGTTGCAAAAACCTCGAGGTCACCTCTGCAACGTCAACCACTGCATGAGGAATAGAATCGTTCGGGTGATAAGGGGATGCCTGTGTTGATCTTCAAacgtgcttttttttttttttttttttttttgctgtctATTGAGACTTCATGCATGCAGGTCGTGGTTTACTACTTTTATTGTTAGTGTAATGCTAGAGCCTGATCACAAAAGATATATAAAACTCCGGGTTAAATTACTATATGGGTGATCTCAGCATCTTTTGATTTTCACGTCACCAGCTGTGCATCTTTCACGCAGTGCTGGAGAGAATGGTCAAATGCAGAGTCATGAGCATGCATGAGAGTATATTGTCGTAGCATGCATATTTTTTGCAAGTTTTTCAACCGGAAACAATTTATCCCAAGCAAAAGCCAAGAAAAAGTTTGTGTATGGTGTCTTTGCCCAGCAACACAATATATATCGAGACAAaacatacaaataattttaatggAACTAGACCCAGCTTTATTTCAGCTATATATTTAAATGATTTATTTAACCATTGGAGTGTGTTGTTAGCTGGGCGAGATAATATGCTAAAGTTTTTGACAGGTGCTTCTGGGATTGTGTTGGGCCATATGGCTATCAAGAAAGGACATTATTTTTTGACAAATGCCGACCAAAAGCTTTCATGCAGATTTTATTCAAGGCGATGTAGTGGCTACGGCTCTGGGCACCATTGCAGCGACTTGATGAGGATCAACAGGAACTGCAGATTCTTTCTTGCTGAAACTTGGAGTCAGTAGCTATGCAATTTTTTGCCTCCCATGGATGGCGGTTGTTTTTCAGGATTGGCCAATAATGTCGAACTCTATCATAATGTTTCTAGAGCTTTTGCGAGTGACTTTATAGCTGCGGCCATCTCTTTGTAATAATTTTAGACTAATGCCTTGTCCTTGATGAGGTCGAAACCAGAACAATTTCTGTTATCTAAAAAACATGAGACGAAGCAGTACACTCACTAAAATCTTTCACACATTTAGTATCGGTGCAGGTCCGAAAATCGGCAATGACTTGATGGATAACTTTACTGTATATCTGAGACGAAGAATACAAATAAGTGAACTACTTAAACCGGAGCAAGCAGCTTTAGTTTCAATGGGCGTTCCAAACACCAATGAATGCTAAAACTTTGTGCCATCCATTATCTATGGAGATGAGACTTAGCTGACCATCTAGAGAGACCGTAACAAGTACTAGCGCAAAGACAATTTGTAACATGTACTCATCTTGCTTCTTGCATGTACTTAATGATCAAGTCAAGAAGCTCCATTAATTCCAGTGGATTTTAAAAGCCTCCACTTGGTCTCCTATTGAACTGCCACTACCATATGTGCATGCTATGAAGGTAAAAGAACCATTGCATGGCATCAAGCACTATAAATACCCATGCAGCTGGGAACTCATCTCACTCAAGCACTCTTCTATAGTAATAGCTCACAATGGCGGGCACAAAGCTGATATCACTGGGGCTCATTGTCCTCATGAGCATGGGATTAGCCAATGCTATAAGGGTGGCTAGATACTCTAGTGCTGATGGGACTGGCACAGGAGATGGAGGGGGCGGCGGATATGTGAATGGCGGGGGATCAGGGTCTGGGTCTGGCACCGGATCAGGTGATAGTGGTCCTTATGGTGCCCATGCAAGTGCTGGAGGGGGTGGTGCAGGTGGTGGAAATAGCCAATACGGTGGGTCCGGATATGGTTTGGGGTCAGGGTCCGGTTCAGGGTCTAGTACATATAGTCAAGGAGTGTATTCTGGCTATGGACAGTCTTCTAATGCTGGTGGAACTGGTGGAGGTGGGGGTGGAGGACAAGCCGGAGGTGCTTGGAATTCCAATGCTCAAGGATCCGGTAGCGGCACCGGTTCTGGCTCTAGCTATGCTAATAGGTATTGGCGGGGATCAAGTGGTGCAGGTGCAAATGCTAATGGCAATGGTGGTGGCACAGGAAACAGTCAAAATGGTGGGACTGGTGGTGGTTCAGGTGCTGGATCTGGATACGGCAATGCCTACCCCTGAATTCCATATCAGTTAatctgaagttggagcccatcgtCTTTCCTTAATTGAAGTCATAGAATTATGTATTTTCTTTCCCCCTTCGTtacatttttgttagaattattaAATCAATAAAGGGTCCAACTATTCTAGTAAGAGTAGTATGCTTGTAAGGTCGAGCTTATAAGATGTTGTAATCATGTCTGTTTATGAAAGAAATGATAACTCTTCTGTCGTTTAGCCACTACATATATCTCAAgaaattttttatgttttttctttgGTGTTATTAATTTCGGATGCCTACACCATGCACATTCACATGGTTATTAAAATAGTACATACCATAGAAATTATTAGAGTTGTTTAGATCACAATACAGTAACTAGGTTTTTTTAGACTCTCTAGGTCAGACCTATAATTACGGTGGGTCCGGATATGGTTTCGGATGCCTACACCATGCACATTCACTAGGTTTTTTTTTAGACTCTCCAGGTCAGTCCATCCTTGAAAGTAATTAGCAAAAACTGCTGCCACAGCCCATAAGCCCATCTATGTCAGTGATAACATTAAAAAAAAAGTGATCTTGGCCATCACTATTTTACACCCTCTCATAAAACAAAACTTTAGAGCTGCACTAAGTCAAAATACTTTAAGTTTGACCAACCTTATAAAAGAAGAATAAAATCATCTACCACTTCTACACGGAGGAGCTCCGTGCCAGCCACCCCTACCCAACCATCGCTAAAAATCAACGATTTTCAGGGACGGTTGGCCAGCCGCCCttgaaattgatttgtaggggcgactaggTATTTTTAGCGGCGGTTGAAAAACGAGCTGCCCCAACAAATCATTTTTTAGAAATTACAAATCTGGGACAAAAAATAGCAATAAAGCTATGTAATTGCGGGGAGACCTCACCAACCAGCCACAAGCATGCAGCCCGTCGCAATTCCCACGTAATCCGAGAAAATGGCGCCTTGCAGCTATGGCGATTTGAACCAGCGACCTATGGCCTCGCTCGTCCCTTCGGTAAGCACTCCACTCATTAGGCAGTTGTGCCTAATTCGGATATTTGTCCATCTTATTTTATGCTTATCCAATTTCTAGGATCCAAAACAAATTTAAATGGAAAAGCTGGCAAccataaagttttataacttttctgATCTACACCtttagttttggtcatttctaaatccaaggtcatttgaaaattttgaatttcaaatgtgagaaattcaaatataattttctatggataaatgatttcaaacgaaaaagttatcaactagaaagttgtataacctttcgagatctataacttttgtttttgttcctttctccatccgaggttgtttgaaaaattcgaatttcaaatgtgagaaattcaaatataattttccttagatagatgatttcaaatgaaaaagatgcgaatacaaagttgtacaacttttgttttggtcgtttTTTCCagcaaggtcatttgaaaaatttgaatttcaataaattaTTTAAAATGAAAAGGTTggcaactataaagttgtataacatTTTGAGATGTACAACTTTCTTTTTGgtagtttgtccatccgaggtcatttgaaaatttcGAAATTCGCTATGTAATTTTACTATTGGGTGCCTATTTTTAGCAGCGGCTCTAgatccagccgcctctacaaattgatttgtggGGGCGGCAAGATctagagccgcctctacaaattcaTTTGTGGGGATGCATGGATCTAGAGCTGCTGCTACAAATAGGatcatttgtagaggtggctaaaAATACCAGCTACAcctacaaatcgatttctagATACGGCTCGTTTTGGAAACCATTTGTAGAGGTGGTCTTAtagtgagccgtccctacaaataaaaGAAGGCGTTTAAAGAAACCATTTGTAGACATGGTACTATCACTATCGGTTGGAGCCACGAACCGACAGCGATAGGTTCACCCAACACTGCCAACGAACCAACAGTGACAgccttttttgcaaaaaaaaattataactcTTTCAAACAAATCTAAatctttatagttgacaactttttaatttgagatggtTTACAAATCCAAATATTCAATATAAGTTCTCAAATCAAATTTGACATGATTAACAATGTCGAATGGAAATAAAGtcaacaccaaagttgtagtactcgatgaTGTGGTTAACAACTTTATTATTTGAGATTATTTTAGCTATGAAATATATAATATAAGATTCAAAAATTAATAGTTAAAAGAATAACGTATGCTATATAGTCATGTTGCCTATGCTATCTCTTCCTCCTAGCTAGACATCATTAATCAAGGAAGCAAGAAAACgataaatacaaatattatataATCTGATCCACACTCCCAGCCTTTGTGCTTGGACAATTATTCCCAATTAATCTAATATAATAGCCATGATTAATACTAAAGTTAATTGGCTTCATTTGTTAATTGAACACACAAGTATGCCCAAAACATATCTGGTCATTAATTTCCATATGGATTAATCAGCCATTAGCAATATTGACTATCCGATTGATAATTTAAAACATGAGAGCTTTATAAACAGATACCAAATTCGATAACCAAGCTGAACTAAACTTGAATTTAACTGCTAATCCGGCCAAAAAAAATTGCCTAAGCATATTGTCAAGCTCAAACTACAAAAGATGTCAAATTTGGTTGTCAACAGGATCATGGATGGATGTACTTAAAAATTATGTCTGCCACATTCGTCGAAGGCATCGACTCATTTCTGAAGGCCGTCATGGTGTACATGGCAAATAATGTACAGGGTCAAGGGTACATACATTGCCCA is part of the Miscanthus floridulus cultivar M001 chromosome 9, ASM1932011v1, whole genome shotgun sequence genome and encodes:
- the LOC136481659 gene encoding glycine-rich cell wall structural protein 2-like; this encodes MAGTKLISLGLIVLMSMGLANAIRVARYSSADGTGTGDGGGGGYVNGGGSGSGSGTGSGDSGPYGAHASAGGGGAGGGNSQYGGSGYGLGSGSGSGSSTYSQGVYSGYGQSSNAGGTGGGGGGGQAGGAWNSNAQGSGSGTGSGSSYANRYWRGSSGAGANANGNGGGTGNSQNGGTGGGSGAGSGYGNAYP